The following proteins are encoded in a genomic region of Paenibacillus sp. FSL R7-0273:
- the yycI gene encoding two-component system regulatory protein YycI, translating to MDWGRAKSVLIFAFLVLNLLLCYQLWMDLRDQASASLDFTSLSAETQAVMEQKGIRVLSPIPAATPQLPDITYIYSGEEQTAPPVLLTEPVDSGLMYSSFSELSNALQGQIPDIANYRLDAQESEVGKFVLHPLVDQKYSLFRVRLELINNNQKIVAYRSPEIEIIAAPDDEDGKGDVQKVLPASQALSSLIEKYFPADAVVKEIELGYYGELFNSESQVASPMWRFWLEDGSAYYVDAISADIISPKTTE from the coding sequence ATGGACTGGGGCAGAGCAAAAAGTGTGCTGATATTCGCCTTTCTGGTATTGAATCTGCTGCTGTGCTACCAGCTGTGGATGGATCTGCGCGATCAGGCCAGCGCCAGCCTGGACTTTACCTCCCTCTCGGCAGAGACGCAGGCGGTTATGGAGCAGAAGGGTATCCGGGTGCTCAGCCCGATTCCGGCGGCTACGCCGCAGCTGCCTGATATCACTTACATCTACTCCGGTGAAGAGCAGACTGCTCCGCCGGTGCTGCTTACAGAGCCGGTAGACAGCGGGCTGATGTATTCTTCGTTCTCTGAGCTCAGCAATGCGCTGCAGGGACAGATCCCGGATATTGCGAACTACCGTTTAGATGCCCAGGAGAGCGAGGTCGGCAAGTTCGTCCTTCATCCGCTGGTAGACCAGAAGTACTCCTTGTTCCGGGTAAGGCTGGAGCTGATTAACAACAACCAGAAGATCGTGGCCTACCGCTCACCGGAGATTGAGATTATCGCAGCACCGGATGACGAAGACGGAAAAGGTGATGTGCAGAAGGTGCTTCCTGCATCCCAGGCGCTAAGCAGTCTGATAGAGAAGTATTTTCCGGCGGATGCGGTAGTGAAGGAGATTGAGCTGGGCTATTACGGGGAATTGTTCAATTCCGAGAGTCAGGTGGCTTCGCCGATGTGGAGGTTCTGGCTGGAGGATGGCAGTGCGTACTACGTAGACGCCATCAGTGCGGACATAATCAGTCCGAAGACAACAGAGTAG
- a CDS encoding YycH family regulatory protein has product MKEKLKTWILGILVLGSLVESYYLIYRLPGSDSAVMSENLYVKTDNMGPEEKVENLLYPDRMIIHMGGDRHTLFYPDSTFYDLIFNRLKGRSFESFQRRPVEDFDWDKIRSENAGIELSFGAGIPVTLLQRVMQLSPDSLFAGESIDRVWIYNVKNDSKAHAVFFSTRGDIVYEAAKADLTVQDVQQHVDFGMNWTPYTVVNGDYYVPEEKLDAVEAEIPSGMYTIEQMQSNLFFDAGSTRYIPEKDGSKIYTDSKRSLQVDQELNWMSYSDPAALPAGESTPAKDALEAVEFVNEHGGWNGTYRLASTEEEKQERVVSFQQYYGSYPIMSRPQLQYGVINLELQQGTVSSYERSLMYMKEEQAVKRVVELPGGEELKAKLARISSGSAVKELIPAYIPVLQRDTLRLTPVWRVTLNDGSVLTIS; this is encoded by the coding sequence ATGAAGGAGAAGCTGAAAACGTGGATTCTGGGCATTCTGGTGCTCGGCAGCCTGGTAGAAAGCTATTATCTGATCTACCGGCTGCCGGGCAGCGATTCTGCGGTAATGTCTGAGAACCTGTACGTAAAAACAGATAATATGGGCCCGGAGGAAAAGGTTGAGAACCTGCTCTATCCTGACCGGATGATTATTCATATGGGCGGGGACCGGCACACGCTGTTCTATCCGGACTCGACCTTTTATGATCTGATCTTTAACCGGCTCAAGGGCCGGAGCTTCGAAAGCTTTCAGCGGCGCCCGGTAGAGGACTTTGACTGGGACAAAATCCGCAGCGAAAATGCCGGGATTGAGCTGAGCTTCGGGGCAGGCATCCCGGTTACCCTGCTGCAGCGGGTGATGCAGCTGTCACCGGATTCGCTGTTTGCGGGCGAGAGCATCGACCGGGTCTGGATTTATAACGTCAAAAATGACTCCAAGGCGCATGCTGTTTTTTTCAGCACCAGAGGAGACATTGTGTATGAAGCGGCCAAGGCGGACCTTACCGTACAGGACGTGCAGCAGCATGTTGATTTCGGTATGAACTGGACGCCGTATACGGTAGTCAACGGTGATTACTATGTGCCGGAGGAGAAGCTGGATGCCGTTGAGGCGGAGATCCCCTCCGGAATGTATACCATTGAACAGATGCAGAGCAATCTTTTCTTTGACGCGGGAAGTACACGGTACATTCCGGAAAAAGACGGCTCCAAAATCTACACCGACAGCAAGCGCAGCCTGCAGGTGGATCAGGAGCTGAACTGGATGAGCTACAGTGACCCTGCGGCCCTGCCGGCCGGCGAGAGCACGCCTGCCAAGGATGCCCTGGAGGCCGTCGAGTTTGTTAATGAGCACGGAGGCTGGAACGGGACCTACCGGCTGGCTTCCACGGAAGAGGAGAAGCAGGAGCGCGTGGTATCCTTCCAGCAGTATTACGGCTCTTATCCGATCATGAGCCGGCCGCAGCTGCAGTATGGGGTTATTAATCTGGAGCTGCAGCAGGGCACGGTCTCCTCCTATGAACGCTCGCTGATGTATATGAAGGAGGAGCAGGCCGTAAAACGGGTCGTAGAGCTTCCCGGAGGCGAGGAGCTAAAGGCCAAGCTGGCCCGGATCAGCTCAGGCTCCGCAGTGAAGGAGCTCATCCCGGCTTACATTCCGGTATTGCAGAGGGATACCCTGCGCCTTACGCCGGTATGGCGGGTAACCCTAAATGATGGAAGTGTGCTTACCATCAGCTAG
- the walK gene encoding cell wall metabolism sensor histidine kinase WalK, whose product MKRGLSFFRTIQARLTIIYVLLILVAMQLIGVYFVSSMKNSLTENFTKDLKARAEMLSILTADKLGSETGTADEETAVESLRGMVNNLYINGAEIQVLDASGKIITTSVPSQNDYVGQRNTQTVVSRALQGISDNEEYIIADDNVRKKVVAKPVLSGDKVVGAIYIAADMKDLYATMSRINSVFLSGLLLALALTAVLCVILAHTITQPIKEMTRHATALAEGKFNRKMPEFGNDEIGQLSQAFNYMTGRLKEALSQNEEEKEKLASILTNMSDGVVATDESGMVILMNTRAADMLGSEGPLPEGAPLDELLGLDHEQTGSLAEGNAQSALIHLSPMGGGDPNIVRVTFTPIHRREGGGISGTIAVLQDVTEQENLEESRREFVANVSHELRTPLTTIKSYVEALDDGALDDQQLAVRFVGVIRNETERMIRLVTDLLHLSRLDSKESSLRIQQTDISEMLEDVADRFSFQIRQKRIHISTIVHKEVAIAWLDRDQIDQVLGNLVSNALKYTPEGGTITLQAVKTDDGMLAVSVRDSGIGIPKKDIERIFERFYRVDKARSRNMGGTGLGLSIAREIVKAHGGSISLQSELNEGSLVTFTLPLLHQQRGSEG is encoded by the coding sequence ATGAAGAGAGGGCTGTCCTTTTTCCGGACAATTCAGGCCAGGCTGACCATCATTTATGTTCTGCTGATTCTGGTGGCGATGCAGCTGATCGGGGTTTATTTTGTCAGCTCGATGAAGAATTCCCTGACCGAGAATTTCACTAAGGATCTGAAGGCACGGGCTGAGATGCTGTCTATCCTGACTGCGGACAAGCTTGGCAGTGAAACCGGAACGGCAGATGAAGAGACGGCAGTAGAGAGCCTGCGCGGCATGGTCAACAACCTGTACATCAACGGTGCCGAAATTCAGGTGCTGGATGCCAGCGGCAAGATCATTACAACCTCTGTTCCCTCACAGAATGATTATGTCGGACAGCGCAATACCCAGACCGTGGTCAGCCGTGCGCTTCAGGGTATCAGTGACAACGAGGAATATATTATTGCCGATGACAATGTGCGCAAGAAGGTAGTGGCGAAGCCTGTGCTCTCCGGTGACAAGGTCGTTGGAGCCATCTATATTGCGGCTGATATGAAGGACCTCTATGCCACGATGAGCCGGATTAACAGCGTATTTCTTTCGGGGCTGCTGCTTGCCCTGGCGCTGACGGCGGTATTATGCGTCATTCTGGCCCATACGATTACCCAGCCGATCAAAGAGATGACCCGGCATGCCACTGCGCTTGCCGAAGGCAAGTTCAACCGCAAGATGCCTGAATTCGGCAATGATGAAATCGGCCAGCTGAGCCAGGCCTTTAATTATATGACAGGCCGGTTAAAGGAAGCCTTGTCGCAGAATGAGGAGGAGAAGGAGAAGCTTGCCTCTATTCTGACTAATATGAGTGACGGCGTGGTGGCTACTGACGAGAGCGGTATGGTGATCCTGATGAATACCCGCGCCGCTGATATGCTGGGATCGGAAGGGCCGCTGCCGGAGGGCGCACCGCTTGACGAGTTGCTGGGACTGGACCATGAGCAGACAGGCTCACTGGCTGAAGGCAATGCCCAGTCAGCATTAATTCATCTGTCGCCGATGGGCGGCGGAGATCCGAACATTGTACGGGTGACATTTACCCCGATCCACCGCCGCGAGGGCGGCGGAATTTCCGGAACGATCGCCGTACTGCAGGATGTTACCGAGCAGGAGAATCTGGAGGAATCGCGGCGCGAGTTCGTAGCGAATGTCTCGCATGAGCTGCGGACCCCGCTAACGACGATCAAGAGCTATGTTGAGGCACTGGATGACGGGGCGCTGGATGATCAGCAGCTGGCCGTACGGTTCGTCGGCGTTATACGCAATGAAACAGAGCGGATGATCCGGCTTGTCACCGATCTGCTGCACCTGTCGCGGCTTGATTCCAAGGAGTCCAGCCTGCGCATCCAGCAGACCGATATTTCCGAGATGCTGGAGGATGTTGCCGACCGCTTCTCCTTCCAGATCCGCCAGAAGCGGATTCATATCAGCACCATCGTGCATAAAGAGGTCGCCATAGCCTGGCTGGACCGTGATCAGATTGATCAGGTGCTGGGCAATCTGGTCTCCAATGCGCTGAAATATACGCCGGAGGGCGGGACAATCACCCTGCAGGCCGTCAAAACTGATGACGGAATGCTGGCCGTCTCCGTCCGCGATTCCGGGATCGGGATTCCGAAGAAGGATATTGAGCGGATCTTTGAACGCTTTTACCGGGTGGATAAGGCACGTTCACGCAATATGGGCGGCACGGGTCTCGGGCTGTCCATTGCCCGGGAAATTGTCAAAGCGCATGGCGGCTCTATTTCCCTGCAGTCGGAGCTTAACGAGGGCTCATTAGTGACATTCACGCTGCCTCTGCTGCATCAGCAAAGGGGGAGTGAAGGATGA
- the yycF gene encoding response regulator YycF produces the protein MQMGTILVVDDEQPIADILKFNLEKEGYEVICAFDGNSAVELALSKRPDLMLLDLMLPGKDGMDVCREVRQAHLDIPIIMLTAKDGEIDKVLGLELGADDYVTKPFSTRELLARVKAQMRRQHKPANAGTLNEAAESKQGVQHFGLFVDTDMYMVYKDGEPLDLTHREYELLYYMIRHAGKVMTREHLLQAVWGFEYFGDVRTVDVTIRRLREKIEENPSKPEYIFTRRGLGYLMHSPKSGVL, from the coding sequence ATGCAGATGGGAACGATTCTGGTAGTTGATGATGAACAGCCTATTGCTGATATTTTAAAATTCAATCTTGAAAAAGAAGGCTACGAGGTAATCTGCGCTTTTGACGGCAACAGTGCAGTGGAGCTGGCACTATCCAAACGGCCTGATCTGATGCTGCTCGATCTGATGCTTCCCGGCAAGGACGGAATGGATGTATGCCGCGAGGTGCGCCAGGCGCATCTCGATATTCCGATTATTATGCTGACCGCCAAGGACGGGGAGATCGATAAGGTGCTGGGTCTGGAGCTGGGTGCGGATGATTATGTGACCAAGCCCTTCAGCACACGTGAGCTGCTGGCCAGAGTCAAGGCGCAGATGCGCCGCCAGCATAAGCCGGCTAATGCAGGAACGCTGAATGAGGCGGCTGAGAGCAAGCAGGGCGTGCAGCATTTCGGGCTGTTCGTCGATACGGATATGTACATGGTCTATAAGGACGGTGAACCGCTGGACCTGACCCACCGTGAGTATGAGCTGCTCTATTATATGATCCGCCACGCCGGCAAGGTGATGACACGGGAGCATCTGCTGCAGGCAGTATGGGGATTTGAATATTTCGGTGATGTGCGGACCGTGGATGTTACGATCCGGCGCCTGAGAGAGAAAATTGAGGAGAATCCAAGCAAGCCGGAATATATCTTTACCCGGCGGGGGCTCGGCTATTTGATGCATAGTCCCAAAAGCGGGGTCCTGTGA
- a CDS encoding peptidoglycan DD-metalloendopeptidase family protein, translating to MNGFKFMRRMGKLRGSDKTSAVSGAESQQGIRATGEANVFHQEPKPRRLRRSWIAASAGLVLLSAFLIGAEKKYVTANTVTYYKVMVKGEEIGKISQQSELNQLFDQKREEYQTKYPDSVMVLQTEGITTEEEQAYKPEVDSAATLDKLDGMLKAYAVGVQLTVDGKSIGIVKDQETASAVLQGVKAHYLPEAAEPAGAQLKRTAATSKTAAPTNAGQADSASIEEDVTIVPVKADPNKVLTVDEAVKALTEGKEEPLVYTVQEGDTVSGIAKRFSITQADIFRNNPAVKELTLQIGDELQLTVPQPELTVVTVEQVTEQVVTEPEVIVRTSDQLVAGKRKVVRPGQTGLKEMQYRLTKENGLVVKEEWLGQTVLQASLPEVVYQGTKVVGEGTGMFAWPVSGATLSSSFGERWGRAHKGIDLVSGNRTIKAADAGTVTFAGVQSGYGNVVIVDHKNGYVTYYGHLRSISVSAGQRLEQGGKIGIMGNTGRSTGTHLHFEIRKNGTAVNPLKYLK from the coding sequence ATGAATGGATTTAAGTTCATGCGCCGGATGGGGAAGCTGCGGGGCAGCGATAAGACATCCGCAGTATCCGGAGCAGAGAGTCAACAGGGCATCCGTGCCACCGGCGAAGCTAATGTCTTTCATCAGGAACCGAAGCCGCGCAGATTACGGCGTTCCTGGATTGCGGCATCTGCCGGACTGGTGCTGCTGTCCGCCTTCCTGATCGGGGCGGAGAAGAAGTATGTAACCGCAAATACAGTAACTTATTACAAGGTCATGGTAAAGGGCGAGGAAATCGGAAAGATCAGCCAGCAATCTGAGCTGAACCAGCTGTTCGATCAGAAGCGTGAGGAATACCAAACCAAGTATCCTGATTCCGTAATGGTGCTGCAGACAGAGGGCATCACTACCGAAGAGGAGCAGGCTTATAAGCCTGAAGTGGATAGTGCAGCTACACTGGACAAGCTGGACGGCATGCTCAAGGCTTATGCCGTTGGCGTACAATTGACTGTGGACGGCAAGTCTATCGGGATTGTGAAAGACCAGGAGACGGCAAGTGCCGTACTGCAGGGCGTTAAGGCTCATTATCTGCCGGAGGCAGCAGAGCCGGCAGGCGCACAGCTGAAGAGAACGGCAGCCACCAGCAAGACAGCAGCCCCGACCAATGCGGGGCAGGCAGATTCAGCCTCCATTGAGGAGGACGTGACTATCGTTCCGGTCAAGGCTGATCCGAACAAGGTGCTGACAGTGGACGAAGCCGTTAAGGCGCTGACTGAAGGCAAGGAAGAGCCGCTGGTCTATACCGTACAGGAAGGCGATACGGTTTCCGGAATTGCCAAGCGGTTCAGTATTACGCAGGCTGATATTTTCCGTAATAACCCTGCGGTAAAAGAGCTCACTTTGCAGATCGGGGATGAGCTGCAGCTGACGGTACCGCAGCCCGAGCTTACCGTTGTAACCGTTGAGCAGGTAACAGAGCAGGTGGTTACCGAGCCTGAGGTTATCGTGCGTACAAGCGATCAGCTGGTTGCCGGGAAGCGGAAGGTTGTGCGTCCAGGCCAAACCGGGCTTAAGGAGATGCAGTACCGGCTGACGAAGGAGAACGGCCTGGTTGTCAAAGAAGAGTGGCTGGGACAGACGGTGCTGCAGGCATCGCTGCCGGAGGTCGTCTATCAGGGAACCAAGGTTGTCGGTGAGGGAACAGGGATGTTTGCCTGGCCGGTCAGCGGTGCAACGTTATCCAGCAGCTTCGGAGAGCGGTGGGGGCGTGCCCATAAAGGGATCGACCTTGTATCCGGTAACCGTACGATCAAAGCGGCTGATGCCGGAACTGTAACCTTTGCAGGTGTGCAGAGCGGATACGGCAATGTCGTAATTGTAGATCACAAGAACGGGTACGTAACCTATTACGGCCATCTGCGCAGTATCTCGGTATCTGCGGGACAGCGACTTGAGCAGGGCGGCAAAATCGGGATTATGGGCAACACGGGGCGTTCGACCGGAACCCACCTGCATTTTGAAATCCGCAAGAATGGTACAGCAGTTAATCCGTTGAAATACCTGAAATAA
- a CDS encoding adenylosuccinate synthase, whose protein sequence is MSTVVVVGTQWGDEGKGKITDFLAESADVVARYQGGNNAGHTILIDGKKFKLSLIPSGVFYKEKTCVIGNGMVINPEALIQEINYIHENGFDTKNLVISDRAHVIMPYHMLLDALEEDRKGPNKIGTTRKGIGPAYMDKAARNGIRIADLMDAEEFELRLRHLVEEKNQVITQVYGAEALNVEEILAKYLEYAEVLRGYVTDTSVILNDAIDAESKVLFEGAQGVMLDIDQGTYPYVTSSNPSAGGVCIGSGVGPSKIKQVIGVAKAYTTRVGDGPFPTELGDATGDYIRETGHEYGTVTGRPRRVGWFDSVVVRHARRVSGITGLSLNSLDVLSGLETVKICTGYKYRGEIITHYPASLKMLAECEAVYEELPGWSEDITAAKTLEDLPANTRRYVERVAELTGIPIAIFSVGRNREQTNQVLPIYI, encoded by the coding sequence ATGTCAACGGTAGTCGTCGTGGGAACACAATGGGGAGACGAAGGCAAAGGGAAGATCACAGACTTTCTGGCAGAGAGCGCAGACGTGGTCGCCCGTTATCAGGGGGGCAACAATGCCGGTCACACGATTCTGATTGACGGTAAGAAATTTAAGCTGAGCCTGATTCCATCTGGTGTATTTTATAAAGAGAAAACTTGCGTAATCGGTAACGGGATGGTTATTAACCCGGAAGCCCTGATTCAGGAAATTAATTATATTCATGAGAACGGCTTCGACACCAAGAATCTGGTCATCAGTGACCGTGCCCATGTCATTATGCCATATCATATGCTGCTGGATGCGCTGGAAGAAGACCGCAAAGGCCCGAACAAAATCGGCACCACCCGCAAAGGAATCGGCCCTGCCTACATGGATAAGGCTGCCCGTAACGGGATCCGGATCGCTGATCTGATGGACGCGGAGGAGTTCGAGCTGAGACTGCGTCATCTGGTGGAAGAGAAGAACCAGGTAATTACCCAGGTCTACGGAGCAGAAGCGCTGAATGTTGAAGAGATTCTGGCTAAATACCTGGAATATGCAGAAGTACTCCGCGGATATGTTACAGACACCTCGGTTATTCTGAACGATGCCATTGATGCTGAGTCCAAAGTATTGTTTGAAGGCGCACAGGGCGTAATGCTGGATATTGACCAGGGAACGTATCCGTATGTAACCTCCTCTAACCCGTCTGCCGGCGGTGTGTGCATCGGTTCCGGTGTAGGTCCGTCCAAGATCAAGCAGGTTATCGGTGTTGCTAAGGCTTATACTACACGTGTTGGTGATGGCCCGTTCCCTACAGAGCTGGGGGATGCAACCGGTGATTACATCCGTGAGACCGGACATGAGTACGGTACAGTAACCGGACGCCCGCGCCGTGTAGGCTGGTTCGATAGCGTAGTCGTTCGTCATGCCCGCCGCGTAAGCGGAATTACCGGTTTGTCGCTTAACTCGCTGGACGTGCTGAGCGGTCTGGAAACCGTTAAAATCTGCACAGGCTACAAGTACCGCGGAGAGATCATTACCCACTATCCGGCAAGCCTCAAAATGCTGGCTGAATGCGAAGCGGTATATGAAGAGCTTCCGGGCTGGAGCGAGGATATTACCGCAGCCAAGACGCTGGAGGACCTGCCGGCCAACACCCGCCGTTATGTTGAACGCGTGGCTGAGCTGACAGGTATTCCAATTGCTATTTTCTCGGTGGGACGCAACCGTGAGCAGACTAACCAGGTACTGCCGATCTACATTTAA
- the dnaB gene encoding replicative DNA helicase: MGGDLFFDRIPPQNLEAEQAVLGAVLLNDEALITAMERVNTEDFYDKPHQMIFEAMVQLGEESQPIDLITLTSRLQDKGELEDIGGVSYLAKLAHAVPTAANVDYYAQIIEEKAMLRRLIRTATQIVSEGYTGGEDVGIMLSDAERRILEISNRRSGSGFIAIRDVVMEVFDRVELLHQNKGGTSGIPSGFVDLDHMTNGFQRNDLIIVAARPSVGKTAFALNICQNVAVRAKETVAIFSLEMSAAQLVQRMICAEANLDANIMRTGEFKNDDDWSKLTMGIQALGESEIYIDDTPGITVTDIRAKCRRLKKEKGLGMIVIDYLQLIQGRGKAGENRQQEVSEISRTLKQIARELDVPVIALSQLSRGVEQRQDKRPMMSDLRESGSIEQDADIVAFLYRDDYYNQDTEKKNIIEIIIAKQRNGPVGTVELVFLKNFNKFVNYERAHSEPFAG; this comes from the coding sequence ATGGGCGGAGATCTCTTTTTCGATCGGATTCCCCCGCAGAACCTGGAAGCGGAGCAGGCTGTATTAGGCGCTGTTCTGCTGAATGATGAAGCGCTGATTACGGCGATGGAGCGGGTGAACACCGAAGACTTCTACGACAAACCGCATCAGATGATCTTTGAGGCGATGGTGCAGCTCGGAGAAGAGAGCCAGCCGATTGACCTGATTACACTGACCTCCCGGCTGCAGGATAAGGGGGAGCTTGAGGATATCGGCGGTGTCAGCTATTTGGCTAAGCTGGCCCATGCAGTGCCGACCGCAGCCAATGTGGACTACTATGCCCAGATCATTGAAGAAAAGGCGATGCTGCGGCGGCTTATCCGCACAGCGACGCAGATTGTCAGCGAGGGCTATACCGGCGGCGAGGATGTAGGCATCATGCTGAGTGATGCCGAGCGGCGCATCCTGGAAATCTCCAACCGCCGGAGCGGCAGCGGCTTCATTGCTATCCGTGATGTAGTAATGGAAGTATTCGACCGGGTGGAATTGCTCCATCAGAATAAGGGTGGCACCTCGGGGATTCCGAGCGGCTTCGTGGATCTTGACCATATGACTAACGGCTTTCAGCGCAATGACCTGATCATTGTTGCTGCCCGCCCTTCTGTCGGCAAGACGGCGTTTGCACTGAATATATGCCAGAATGTAGCGGTCCGGGCCAAAGAGACTGTAGCGATCTTCAGTCTGGAAATGTCGGCGGCGCAGCTGGTCCAGCGTATGATCTGCGCCGAAGCTAATCTGGATGCCAACATTATGCGTACGGGTGAATTCAAGAATGATGATGACTGGTCCAAGCTGACGATGGGCATCCAGGCCCTGGGTGAGTCGGAAATTTACATTGATGATACGCCCGGAATTACAGTTACCGATATCCGCGCCAAATGCCGCAGGCTGAAGAAGGAAAAAGGTCTCGGCATGATCGTCATTGACTATCTGCAGCTGATTCAGGGCCGCGGTAAAGCCGGCGAGAACCGCCAGCAGGAGGTCTCTGAGATCTCCCGTACCCTGAAGCAGATAGCCCGTGAGCTGGATGTGCCGGTCATTGCCCTGTCCCAGCTCAGCCGCGGTGTGGAGCAGCGCCAGGATAAGCGCCCGATGATGAGTGACCTTCGTGAATCCGGTTCGATCGAGCAGGATGCGGATATCGTAGCCTTCCTGTACCGTGATGATTACTATAACCAGGACACGGAGAAGAAGAATATCATTGAAATTATTATTGCCAAGCAGCGTAACGGCCCCGTAGGCACCGTGGAGCTTGTATTCCTGAAGAACTTTAACAAGTTCGTCAACTACGAGCGGGCGCACTCCGAACCGTTTGCAGGCTAG
- the rplI gene encoding 50S ribosomal protein L9, which produces MKVIFLKDVKGQGKKGQVKEVSEGYATNFLLPRGLVRPATEGNVKTLENQAAAELRKKEQEKEEAVQLGKKLDELTLTLKAKSGEGGRLFGAITSKQIAETLAATQGIVIDKRKIELNDPIRHVGKFQIHVKLHTEVKANLTVQVTEE; this is translated from the coding sequence ATGAAGGTCATTTTCTTAAAGGATGTTAAGGGTCAAGGCAAAAAAGGACAGGTTAAAGAGGTATCGGAAGGCTATGCAACTAACTTCCTGCTGCCGCGCGGACTCGTGCGTCCGGCTACGGAGGGTAATGTAAAGACCCTGGAGAACCAGGCTGCTGCAGAGCTGCGCAAGAAGGAGCAGGAGAAAGAGGAGGCTGTACAGCTTGGCAAGAAGCTGGACGAGCTGACACTGACGTTAAAAGCGAAATCCGGTGAAGGCGGCCGTCTGTTCGGGGCTATTACCAGCAAGCAGATTGCTGAGACACTGGCAGCCACCCAGGGTATCGTAATTGACAAGCGCAAGATTGAGCTGAATGATCCGATCCGCCATGTCGGTAAATTCCAGATTCATGTGAAGCTGCACACTGAAGTAAAGGCTAACCTCACGGTTCAGGTAACGGAGGAGTAA